One window of bacterium genomic DNA carries:
- a CDS encoding TetR family transcriptional regulator, with translation MEDGPNQLATRARILRAALDSYVSAGTATPSVRAVAAAAGVSAGSVQHFFPSQSALRAAVNDYVIGLVDRAFGITLTGESDSAVEATLDTRLTNFYATYPDECRYLARTLIGGDETASELFAALMRLSERQWRQLNADGALRRDVDLTWAALQVVIINIGTVLLAPMIGEYLDAPLSDPAVLARWQRSQTALFTGLYADNDYREDDNHADSTSATRQR, from the coding sequence AGGACGGGCCGAACCAGCTCGCGACGCGAGCTCGGATCTTGCGGGCGGCGCTCGACAGCTATGTCAGCGCCGGGACGGCCACTCCATCGGTGCGCGCCGTCGCCGCTGCGGCCGGTGTATCCGCCGGCTCGGTCCAGCATTTCTTTCCTTCCCAATCGGCACTGAGGGCGGCGGTTAACGACTACGTCATCGGTTTGGTGGACCGCGCGTTCGGCATCACCCTGACGGGCGAGTCCGATTCTGCGGTGGAGGCGACGCTCGATACGAGGCTCACCAATTTTTATGCCACCTATCCAGATGAATGTCGTTATCTGGCAAGGACATTGATCGGCGGAGACGAGACCGCCAGTGAACTGTTCGCCGCGTTGATGCGATTGTCTGAGCGGCAGTGGCGACAACTCAATGCCGACGGCGCACTTCGCCGCGACGTCGACTTGACCTGGGCAGCGTTGCAGGTCGTCATCATCAACATCGGAACTGTGCTCCTCGCTCCGATGATCGGCGAATATCTAGACGCCCCACTGTCAGACCCGGCGGTTCTGGCGCGCTGGCAACGCAGCCAGACAGCGCTTTTCACCGGTCTGTACGCCGACAACGATTATCGGGAGGACGACAATCATGCGGACAGCACCTCAGCGACGCGTCAGCGTTGA